Proteins co-encoded in one Brassica oleracea var. oleracea cultivar TO1000 chromosome C4, BOL, whole genome shotgun sequence genomic window:
- the LOC106338318 gene encoding uncharacterized protein LOC106338318, whose translation MDKLCDDLINMLRAGSMKEKELLDAKEQTSNSKLHVSTKQKIVSPSENLDDQLERSNSVSSNSMTVLTHLSSAQKVENISGTNMEIKEQELDLAAKASPTLDKKVDEASHSFTHSVFTDSTSSIMHLMFSLSDKEETGTLGVNKDQEQLKEDVVKIATTSDQTNVSDHLIQSVYHDSKDVITHLICPEELGKGVVNGETKSEIGYFTKETTFLPRESIERPWRGVIASLLIKEEPPDEQCIIKPSIYQGKLVLRTKPFEERGNDEDLKSSSEKKKGTRSKSVKNMKMRKTKEANQDIGAFKEGYPCNHEEFDRETTCYRFSTQPEHAENWFHTKRSNSLGDIPFTSQATYTASELVLFKESNYLLKECATQTHVWKPGDQSLHLRPLGEFIPCTKPHWINQILHHLNLPFLEPICFKS comes from the exons ATGGATAAACTTTGTGATGATCTTATCAACATGCTTAGGGCCGGATCCATGAAAGAAAAAGAACTTTTAGATGCTAAAGAGCAAACCTCTAATTCTAAACTTCATGTAAGTACGAAACAAAAAATTGTTTCACCTTCTGAAAATTTAGATGATCAATTAGAAAGATCTAATTCTGTTTCTAGTAATTCCATGACTGTTTTAACACACTTGTCTAGTGCCCAAAAGGTTGAAAATATTTCAGGTACTAACATGGAAATCAAGGAACAAGAACTCGACCTTGCTGCGAAAGCAAGTCCAACACTTGATAAGAAAGTTGATGAAG CTAGTCATAGTTTTACACATTCTGTTTTCACTGATTCTACTTCAAGTATAATGCACTTGATGTTTTCTTTAAGTGACAAGGAAGAAACAGGAACACTAGGAGTAAACAAGGATCAAGAACAACTTAAAGAAGATGTGGTAAAAATTGCTACAACTTCAGATCAAACCAATGTAAGTGATCACTTGATTCAATCTGTTTATCATGACTCAAAGGACGTGATAACACACTTGATATGCCCAGAAGAGCTTGGCAAAG GAGTCGTCAATGGAGAAACCAAGAGTGAAATAGGATATTTCACAAAGGAGACCACGTTCCTGCCAAGGGAAAGCATAGAACGACCATGGAGAGGGGTCATAGCTTCCCTACTGATCAAAGAAGAACCACCAGATGAACAATGCATTATAAAACCGTCCATATACCAAGGTAAATTGGTTTTGAGGACAAAACCTTTTGAAGAGAGAGGGAATGATGAGGACCTCAAGTCATCATCAGAAAAAAAGAAAGGAACCAGGAGTAAATCAGTGAAGAACATGAAGATGAGGAAAACTAAAGAAGCCAACCAGGACATAGGTGCATTCAAAGAAGGATATCCTTGCAACCATGAGGAATTCGACCGTGAAACAACTTGCTATAGATTTTCAACTCAACCAGAGCACGCGGAGAATTGGTTTCATACCAAAAGGAGTAATTCTTTAGGAGATATACCATTTACAAGTCAGGCGACCTATACTGCATCCGAACTGGTTCTATTTAAGGAAAGTAATTATTTGCTTAAAGAATGTGCAACTCAAACTCACGTGTGGAAGCCAGGAGATCAGTCATTACATCTAAGACCACTTGGAGAGTTCATACCATGCACTAAACCTCACTGGATCAACCAGATTCTTCACCATCTCAACTTGCCATTTTTGGAGCCAATTTGCTTTAAATCCTAA